The window ttgggacacaaagggttaatttTGTTAGTGTTGTGCTTACActtcattcaaaaaaaataatatttttgttaaaagcaACTTACTAGTTGATTTGGCTATAGCACCAATTAAAACCGGTGGTATGGCCATTAAAATACATCCAAAAGCTGCGACGTAAGATAAAATTTGTGCGCGACCAGCCGATTTGCTCGATAAAACTCTTTGGAAGTAAACCTGCCAGGGGATACCCCCGAAAACTAACAACAACCCATAATCGATATAATACCACAGCTCTTTTGAATCAACGGAACCAATCCAATCAACGTCCATCGATGATAACGGCTTGACGTGTTCGTTCATCCACGCAAATGGAATACACATCCATAATCcgataaatatacaaaataattgaatgACGTCTGTGTAAGCAACGCTATACAATCCGCCAAATAACGTATAAAAAACTGCGATGCACGAGCTGAAAATAACACTCGTTCGATGATCCATGTCGATGATGACGCTCAATGTGGCTCCCAAGGCGGCTAAAATCCCCGCGGCCCAGAAAACTTCACCACATAACGCTGGAAGGAAGAGTAATCCACCCATTCGACTCCCAAAACTGTCTTGGAGCGGATCCAACATCGTGATGTAACCTTGTTGTCTCATCTTATTGGCGAAAAAAATCCCTCCGAAGACTAAACTTAAAGAGTAGCCGAATGGAGCTTGGCACCAAACTAAACCATACCTGAAAATTGCTTCTGCCGTACCATTTATGTATCCACCACCAACCCAAgttgctataaaaaaattcattaataacaattagttttgagtattaaataaaattcatttcaaaactaaTCGATTTGAAGCATTAACGTTCAATAACTCACCGGTCATAGTAAAAATCCCAACGAAAAGGCCAATATTTCTCCCGGCCAACATGACCTCTTCTTCAGAATCATTACCACTCTCCTTTTTTCGGCCAGCCCAAATCCCAACTCCCAAAATTAATATGTAGAAAAGTATAATCGAAATAACTCCAGCtatatttatcattttgactttttaattgattcaaaatcgaattgatttaaaacttaattgattcaaaacttaatttttgcaaacttaattttaacttCTTGATCCCGAtgatttaaaacgaaaattgttagACAACAGTCGCCCCACCTGAGTGAAGTTTTCTGCGACGGACTGTTTCTGGTCCTAAAAGCTAACCCGCACATGGACGACAACTTCTTATCGACATTTATCGAGGGGGGTGATCACCACGATACCACGAGACCAAACAAGGACCGGGATCTGAACGTAGACAACTTCCTTCTGTGAAGTACCGTTTTCAGACTGGCCCCCGCTTCCGAATCCTGAGGTTGTATCGATCGTCGGGAAAACTGGTGACGTCAAACGGGGCCCAACAGACCCTATTGGGTCGTCCCGTGACCTCTGACCGGATCCAAAAGGCGCATGAGTCGATTTCCACGAAATCGGAGGCGTATTCTCTATTTCGATAATATCCGCCCACGATAAACTCCATTTGTCgataatgaataaattatttgagggggaaaataaataaaaattacttttataataatattcaaaatttttagtgaattttttaacttaatttcctttttgattatttatggTTTAAATAGAAAGTAGTGACATCTCTTAATACGTGTGGAAAGTTTGATTGGATTGATTGGTTGCCTaactaaatttgaattaaatttgtttttgtaatgatttatttgataacacaataataaataaacaatcaatactgatgatttttcaaaattaaagacTTTGTTGGTTAATCCTTTTGAATGTTATTATTGCGGAGTGGTACTCTAATGATGCTATTTCTGCTAAAATTTGTTAAGCCAACAACTGGGGATTTTACAATTGTTtcctaaaatcaaaaaagaaatgattttttattttaatttgaagtaTATGTTATTAAACCTTGTTAATAATGGGATTTCTGGTGTTAATACATTTGcaggaacaacttttcttttttgggttagtattttttcgattttttttcttgttagattttcttttattaccaacctCGTCCACGAAATGTCTTCGATAATTATTTCCGTTTTTTAAAGATTCATCTTTTTGCATATTCCTCGAAACTTCATCCGAATACGAAGGGATCTCTTCAATAAAACCCTTCGGAGTTGTTGGGGATTGCTTCATAATGGAATCTctatatttaaaatcatttaaaacttaaaaattatttagttattttttttttcttacataTTAGATTGGCTACAATAACTTTTAACCAAATCATATTCGGAACACCTTTGAAAACAACATTCTTTAACTATCCCAGTGTAGCCAACTACGTAATCCAAagctttttcttctaaaataagaacaatttaaatacaattttttaaggttttgtGCTTACCGTGATATACACAATTATATTTCATTAAAGTATCGCCTAAGACTGATCCGCAGAAATATCTCGGTTGATGCACGTTCATTGCTTCGGTGTAAATGATGAAACATACCATCTTGATCATAATAATCGCCTTTTGATCCATTTATTTGGGTTTGATTCGGAGTCTAAACGCAAATAAACCAAGTCAAAgaagaattttcgttttatataCTTTTTGGGTAGTAACTGATACCCGGATAAGGTTACTGGTTGTAAGAATTGGTTTTTGAGGGTTGATTTAACCgtgaaattagaaaatatttttttgttaatcgaatattaaatttattgatttaatttgatcgaaaaccaaattaaaattacttacatatttttatttaagaaagaTAACTTCAAATTAtgacttaattaaaaaaatttatacacaTAATTAGACGAAAGGAAATTTTCAGTCAAAACACTAGAAAGGAGATCTTTCgaaatcatattttatagACAGATCTGCATTTATTAATACTTTCTTATCTAATAAACCAAAATGAATTccgataaaagtaaaaaaggtAGAGTAAAAAGAATTCGGTAAGGATAACAACTGGGAGAGTACACTTTAAACTGGCACAAACAACAAACTGAACACAAAACGGAGTTTTAATCTTTACTCTTCGTCCTCTTCGCGATTCCatctctaaaaattaataataaaataataaaggattttatttattaaaaaaataaataaaaaggtttCACAATATAcctaaatttaagaaaaaaaatttgacatctaataattattttatacaagacttttttattattgttatatgtAATCTTCAGAAGTTATTTACGGGATTCGTAAACATTGAGAACGTTTCCAAGAACGCTATTGATTACAATACtcagcaatttttttttactttatggAATCCCTTATCATAAGTTCGTCTCTTTTTGAAAACGTGGCAACTAGACGGCGGGAGAGATATCTTACAGAGTCGTGTTCCTCCTGAATGCAAATAATTAAACGTGGGTTAAGGAGGTTATCGATTAAAGAGTATAAAAGAAACTGGACGCATGtgtgataaataaaattccattttatcgttttacctgaattaaaattaacaagaaattaaataaaaattgggaaaaaaatatatatgggaattaagaataaaagaattaacaccataaaattgcattaaaaaaataaaatcgtgatgattttgtaatttttaaaaatttgtagaaaatttattttgatagaTTAATACAGTTAATACGCCATCTATTATTGAAGTGATCAAATacagtaaataataataacaaggAAACTGTTAATAAGCTTTtcgaaaataatttcaaaattatataatgtTGTGATGGATATCTGGCCATTAtgcttataatttctggtacatttctgaagtgataccctacattgccatattaatgtttaatgtttatttatatgtcaaaaaaaagtttttggacAGACGtcatacaaaatatatatgtatacttCAACAATGAGTATCTAAAACAGTAACTTAACTAATACAGTTCGGTCATACGGTGGACATTACTTAGGAATTCTTCTACCGAGTAAAAGGCCTCAGacaccaaaaaatgtttaacacgATTTTTAAAACGCGCGGTGTTCATGTTCTTTATGCAATCCGGTAGTTTGTTATAAAGTTTTGTACCCTGGTAGTCCACACCTTGTAGAGTACACCCTTATAGAGTTTTTTTGTCGCGTATTATATTCGTGATGTACGGAGTTTATGTCATAGAGATGTGTATTATTATGTACATGGTTAACACAGGTAAggatgtacagggtggttcaaattcgatgtccgaataggctaactcggaaactataagagttagaaaaaaagtagcttacatgtcatgatctcgtttttcgagaaactgctaatgccgaaaacctcatagcgctatcgtcttttgtttttcccctagaggccaaaattgaaaatatcgtaaaaccaataagtgcaattatcttggttattattataggtggagtattataactacgacattatatgaacacttttttacagagaatttaatgacatagtcaaaaaaaatttttcggttttagattttgagatatcatgagaactttcgtttttttaaatggaaacaaccactgattattcgcttattaaattcgttatttttttctgattacaaaaatatagggttcaacaggtctatttcttattgttttagaataaaactaaaaataaactttttttataaaatttccatctagtatcgtcgaggaaattaaatttacagtttcctgtaaattacgggg of the Onthophagus taurus isolate NC chromosome 10, IU_Otau_3.0, whole genome shotgun sequence genome contains:
- the LOC111413359 gene encoding uncharacterized protein isoform X1; its protein translation is MDQKAIIMIKMVCFIIYTEAMNVHQPRYFCGSVLGDTLMKYNCVYHEEKALDYVVGYTGIVKECCFQRCSEYDLVKSYCSQSNIDSIMKQSPTTPKGFIEEIPSYSDEVSRNMQKDESLKNGNNYRRHFVDEVGNKRKSNKKKNRKNTNPKKKSCSCKCINTRNPIINKETIVKSPVVGLTNFSRNSIIRVPLRNNNIQKD
- the LOC111413359 gene encoding uncharacterized protein isoform X2, which produces MDQKAIIMIKMVCFIIYTEAMNVHQPRYFCGSVLGDTLMKYNCVYHEKALDYVVGYTGIVKECCFQRCSEYDLVKSYCSQSNIDSIMKQSPTTPKGFIEEIPSYSDEVSRNMQKDESLKNGNNYRRHFVDEVGNKRKSNKKKNRKNTNPKKKSCSCKCINTRNPIINKETIVKSPVVGLTNFSRNSIIRVPLRNNNIQKD
- the LOC111413359 gene encoding uncharacterized protein isoform X3 — its product is MDQKAIIMIKMVCFIIYTEAMNVHQPRYFCGSVLGDTLMKYNCVYHEEKALDYVVGYTGIVKECCFQRCSEYDLVKSYCSQSNIDSIMKQSPTTPKGFIEEIPSYSDEVSRNMQKDESLKNGNNYRRHFVDEETIVKSPVVGLTNFSRNSIIRVPLRNNNIQKD